One genomic window of Camelina sativa cultivar DH55 chromosome 5, Cs, whole genome shotgun sequence includes the following:
- the LOC104789736 gene encoding uncharacterized protein LOC104789736, with product MGSSGSSCSSCSSPVSSIKQSWREHPASSYSLKINKFSQLENHTAFSDHKYQSRLFSSGGYNWKLIVYPRGNVNDNGSGFISMYVELDSTSLTESSPTTEVFAELRFFVYNKKENKYFTIQDVEVKRFNALNMVRGLLKVLPYETFINPENGYIFEGGQCEFGVDVIVPPPLTNWEIVSFDEKLLSSPKFSWTVKNFSGLNEYVYKSDIFTMGGRKWGLMLYPKGDTRATGKFLSVFLHLADSETLKPDEKIFIQVHVRVLNPLGSCHVEKKLNSWYEKSNWALGWCNFFSLDEIRKAYLDKEDSLKVEAEFKVVSAIKYSTSI from the exons ATGGGTTCATCAGGCTCATCATGCTCATCATGTTCATCACCAGTTTCTTCGATCAAGCAGAGCTGGAGAGAGCATCCTGCTTCTTCTTATTCGCTCAAGATTAACAAATTCTCCCAACTTGAGAATCATACTGCCTTCTCTGATCATAAATACCAATCTCGTCTTTTCTCCTCTGGTGGATATAACTG GAAATTGATTGTATACCCGAGAGGGAACGTAAACGACAATGGAAGTGGATTTATATCGATGTACGTGGAATTAGACAGCACGAGCTTGACGGAATCCTCACCAACAACTGAGGTGTTTGCAGAACTCCGCTTCTTTGTTtacaacaagaaagaaaacaagtacTTTACTATACAAG atgTAGAAGTAAAGCGGTTCAATGCCCTTAATATGGTGAGGGGATTGCTAAAAGTTCTTCCATATGAAACATTTATTAACCCTGAAAATGGATACATATTCGAGGGAGGTCAATGTGAGTTTGGTGTTGATGTCATTGTTCCCCCACCCCTTACCAATTGGGAGATCGTCTCTTTTGATGAAAAACTACTCTCTTCTCCCAAGTTCTCTTGGACTGTTAAGAACTTTTCTGGCTTGAACGAGTATGTTTACAAATCAGACATTTTTACAATGGGAGGAAGGAAATG GGGTCTAATGCTGTATCCCAAGGGCGACACTAGAGCAACTGGCAAATTTTTATCCGTTTTTCTTCATTTAGCTGATAGTGAAACACTAAAACCAGATGAGAAGATTTTCATTCAAGTACATGTTCGAGTTCTAAACCCGCTTGGCTCCTGTCACGTGGAAAAAAAAT TGAACTCCTGGTACGAGAAATCAAACTGGGCTTTGGGATGGTGTAACTTTTTCTCTTTAGATGAAATTCGAAAGGCTTACTTGGACAAAGAAGACTCGTTGAAAGTGGAGGCCGAGTTTAAAGTTGTTTCCGCGATCAAATACTCTACCTCTATCTAa
- the LOC104789735 gene encoding speckle-type POZ protein-like, with product IVLYPKGNVKDNGRFISMYVEMDSTSLVSTPPTEAFAKLRFFIYNKKINKYFTIHDVEVKRFNALKLVWGLLKVLPYATFINPENGYIFEGGQCEFGVDVIVPPALTNLEIVSFDEKLLSSPKFSWTVKNFSELREEIYTSNSFPMGGRKWVLKVYPKGRSRADGKYLSVFLYLADSEILKQDEKIFMQGIVRLLNPFGSNHLAHQISCWHEEVKNGWGWDNFVRLAELEQTYLDKEDTLKFETEFKVVSEAKYSPINT from the exons ATTGTCCTTTACCCAAAAGGGAACGTAAAGGACAATGGGAGATTTATTTCGATGTACGTGGAAATGGACAGCACAAGCTTGGTATCTACCCCACCAACTGAGGCGTTTGCGAAACTCCGTTTCTTTATCtacaataagaaaataaacaagtacTTCACTATTCACG aTGTTGAGGTAAAGCGGTTCAATGCTCTTAAACTGGTTTGGGGATTGCTAAAAGTTCTTCCGTATGCTACTTTTATTAACCCTGAAAATGGGTACATATTCGAGGGAGGTCAATGTGAGTTTGGTGTTGATGTCATTGTTCCCCCAGCCCTTACCAATTTGGAGATCGTCTCTTTTGATGAAAAACTACTCTCTTCTCCCAAGTTCTCTTGGACTGTTAAGAACTTTTCTGAGTTGAGAGAGGAGATTTACACATCAAACAGTTTTCCAATGGGAGGAAGGAAATG GGTTCTAAAGGTGTATCCGAAGGGCAGGTCTAGAGCAGATGGCAAATATTTATCCGTTTTTTTGTATCTAGCTGATAGTGAAATACTAAAACAAGATGAGAAGATTTTCATGCAAGGAATTGTGCGACTTCTAAACCCTTTTGGCTCCAATCACTTGGCACACCAAA TCAGCTGCTGGCACGAAGAAGTAAAGAATGGTTGGGGTTGGGATAACTTTGTTCGTTTAGCTGAACTTGAACAGACTTACTTGGACAAAGAAGACACGTTGAAATTTGAGACGGAATTTAAAGTTGTTTCTGAGGCCAAATACTCTCCCATTAATACCTAA